Proteins encoded by one window of Chryseobacterium sp. POL2:
- a CDS encoding rhomboid family intramembrane serine protease, whose product MPSLLLLIIVITCGISIYGFQNQAFFEKYKFNVGAVQHRKEYIRLLSAGFLHGDFMHLFFNMFTLYFFGPIVLQVFGAVGFLIVYFGSILLGNLFSLYIYKHQGYYSAIGASGGVSGILFAAIAAFPHLGIGIMFIPLPIPGYIFGALYFAYSVYMMLNPKQWDNLGHAAHLGGAAFGLLYAIIFHLDLVIENAQYLGIMSLPLVYLAYHIFSKKKIG is encoded by the coding sequence ATGCCGAGTTTACTTTTACTAATTATCGTTATAACTTGTGGAATCAGTATTTATGGATTCCAGAATCAAGCTTTTTTTGAGAAATACAAATTCAATGTTGGTGCTGTACAGCATCGTAAAGAGTATATAAGATTGTTGTCTGCGGGATTTTTGCATGGCGATTTTATGCACTTGTTTTTTAACATGTTCACCCTGTATTTCTTTGGACCAATTGTGTTACAAGTTTTTGGTGCTGTAGGATTTTTGATTGTATATTTTGGTTCAATATTGCTTGGAAATTTATTCAGTTTGTATATTTATAAACATCAGGGCTATTATTCAGCAATTGGAGCTAGTGGCGGTGTTTCTGGGATATTGTTTGCCGCAATTGCAGCATTTCCGCATTTAGGTATCGGGATTATGTTCATTCCATTACCAATTCCTGGATATATTTTCGGAGCATTGTATTTTGCCTATTCCGTTTATATGATGCTGAATCCGAAACAATGGGACAATCTTGGTCATGCAGCGCATCTTGGTGGTGCCGCATTTGGGCTTCTGTATGCTATTATTTTCCATTTGGATTTGGTAATAGAAAATGCCCAATATTTGGGAATTATGTCGCTTCCTTTGGTGTATTTGGCGTATCATATTTTTTCAAAAAAGAAAATTGGTTAA
- a CDS encoding DNA topoisomerase IV subunit B encodes MVENNAVNYSEDNIRTLDWQEHIRLRPGMYIGKLGDGSSADDGIYILLKEIIDNSIDEFVMKAGKRIEIKIDEKKVVIRDFGRGIPLGKVVDAVSKMNTGGKYDSKAFKKSVGLNGVGTKAVNALSDYFRVKSVRDGRMKMAEFSRGVIIEDFPETESSDRNGTEISFTPDTEIFINYKFRKEYIERMLRNYAYLNPGLKIIFNGETFYSENGLRDLLEEELEGDILYPIVHLKDEDIEVAITHSDKSQTETYFSFVNGQNTTQGGTHLNAFREAFVKTIRDFYNKNFEAADIRKAIIAAVAVKVIEPVFESQTKTKLGSNEMEPGGTTVRTFVMDFMKNQLDNFLHKNPEVAEAILRKILISERERKELSGIQKLARERAKKVSLHNKKLRDCRQHYNDQKAQRKAETMIFITEGDSASGSITKSRDVETQAVFSLKGKPLNSYGLTKKIVYENEEFNLLQAALNIEESLEDLRYNHVIIATDADVDGMHIRLLMITFFLQFFPDVIKNGHLYILQTPLFRVRNKKETRYCYNEEERINALSELGKNPEITRFKGLGEISPDEFKHFIGKDIRLEPVVLGKDQTIDQLLEFYMGKNTPERQLFILDNLVVENDDIDKK; translated from the coding sequence ATGGTAGAAAACAACGCAGTTAATTATTCCGAAGACAATATTAGGACGCTCGATTGGCAAGAGCACATCAGATTGCGTCCTGGGATGTATATCGGGAAATTGGGAGATGGCTCATCGGCCGATGATGGTATTTACATTCTTTTAAAAGAAATTATCGACAACTCGATTGACGAATTTGTCATGAAAGCGGGTAAACGTATCGAAATTAAGATTGATGAAAAGAAAGTTGTCATTCGAGATTTCGGGCGAGGTATTCCTTTAGGAAAAGTCGTTGACGCTGTTTCTAAAATGAACACCGGAGGGAAGTATGACAGCAAAGCCTTCAAAAAATCGGTTGGTCTTAACGGGGTTGGTACAAAAGCTGTAAATGCCCTTTCCGACTATTTTCGTGTAAAATCTGTACGCGATGGTCGTATGAAAATGGCTGAATTTTCGAGAGGTGTCATCATAGAAGATTTTCCAGAAACAGAGTCTTCTGATCGTAACGGTACCGAAATTAGTTTTACGCCAGATACAGAAATCTTTATCAATTATAAATTCAGAAAAGAGTATATCGAACGTATGCTCCGCAATTATGCGTATCTGAATCCTGGTTTGAAAATTATTTTTAATGGTGAAACTTTTTACTCTGAGAATGGTCTTCGCGACCTTTTGGAGGAGGAATTAGAAGGCGATATTTTGTATCCAATTGTTCACTTAAAAGATGAAGATATCGAAGTGGCAATTACACATTCTGATAAATCACAAACAGAAACCTATTTCTCTTTTGTTAACGGGCAAAATACAACGCAAGGTGGTACGCACCTCAATGCTTTTCGAGAAGCTTTTGTAAAAACAATACGTGATTTTTATAATAAAAATTTCGAAGCTGCAGATATTAGAAAAGCCATTATTGCTGCTGTAGCTGTGAAGGTTATCGAACCTGTTTTTGAATCACAAACGAAAACCAAATTAGGCTCTAACGAAATGGAGCCTGGCGGAACGACGGTGCGAACTTTTGTGATGGATTTTATGAAAAATCAATTGGATAATTTTCTTCATAAAAACCCTGAAGTTGCAGAAGCCATTTTACGTAAAATTTTAATTTCTGAAAGAGAACGTAAAGAACTTTCAGGAATCCAAAAACTAGCGCGGGAGCGTGCTAAAAAAGTTTCGCTTCATAACAAAAAACTTAGAGATTGTCGTCAGCATTATAACGATCAAAAAGCCCAAAGAAAAGCGGAAACCATGATTTTCATTACCGAGGGAGATTCTGCGTCAGGTTCTATCACCAAGTCACGTGATGTTGAGACGCAAGCCGTTTTTTCTCTTAAAGGTAAACCGCTTAATAGCTATGGTTTAACCAAGAAAATTGTATATGAAAATGAAGAATTCAATCTTCTGCAGGCTGCCTTAAATATTGAAGAAAGTCTCGAAGATTTGCGCTACAATCATGTGATTATCGCTACCGATGCCGATGTTGATGGGATGCATATTCGTTTATTAATGATTACTTTTTTCCTTCAGTTTTTTCCAGATGTTATCAAAAATGGACATTTGTATATTTTGCAGACGCCACTTTTCAGAGTTAGAAATAAAAAAGAAACAAGGTATTGTTATAACGAAGAAGAACGGATTAACGCCCTTAGTGAGCTCGGAAAAAATCCTGAAATTACACGATTCAAAGGTTTGGGGGAGATTTCACCTGATGAGTTCAAACATTTTATTGGCAAAGATATTCGGCTAGAGCCTGTTGTACTTGGAAAAGATCAGACTATTGATCAATTGTTAGAGTTCTATATGGGGAAAAACACACCAGAAAGACAATTGTTTATTCTTGACAATTTGGTGGTGGAAAATGACGATATTGATAAGAAATAA
- a CDS encoding (4Fe-4S)-binding protein: METKKYTNNKDITVLWTPSKCKHAGVCVKMLHKVYDPKAKPWIKPELATKEQLIAQIDACPSGALGYIIENNS; encoded by the coding sequence ATGGAAACAAAAAAATATACCAATAACAAAGACATTACAGTACTTTGGACACCTAGCAAGTGCAAACATGCAGGTGTTTGTGTGAAAATGCTACACAAAGTTTATGATCCTAAAGCCAAACCTTGGATAAAACCAGAATTGGCAACTAAAGAACAATTGATTGCGCAGATTGACGCTTGTCCATCTGGCGCTTTAGGCTATATTATCGAAAATAATTCTTAA
- the yaaA gene encoding peroxide stress protein YaaA: MKILSSPAKLMNIENHTDLLRTTTPKFINEAAEIQSHLKEKDPKFLSSLMEISSKLADENWERNQNWKANPKTKESAPAMFAFVGEVYRGLDAKTLDKTAIDYLQKNYRMLSGLYGLLKPSDRIMLYRLEMGRAFAFDKYKNLYDFWRDKVTEQLNTELKAKDIILNLASNEYVKVIDRKKINTPIIDFDFRQIQPDGTLKTIVVYTKHARGLMIRFCAETKAKTLNDVKAFNYENYLLDEKLSTDTNLVFTR, encoded by the coding sequence ATGAAGATACTTAGCTCACCAGCCAAATTAATGAACATCGAAAACCACACCGATCTTTTGCGGACGACAACACCAAAATTCATTAACGAAGCTGCCGAAATACAATCGCATCTCAAAGAGAAAGATCCAAAATTCTTGTCAAGCCTTATGGAAATTTCCTCAAAACTAGCTGATGAAAACTGGGAGCGCAACCAAAACTGGAAAGCCAATCCTAAAACAAAAGAATCTGCACCCGCCATGTTTGCCTTTGTTGGAGAAGTGTACCGCGGTCTGGACGCCAAAACTCTGGACAAAACAGCGATCGATTATCTCCAAAAAAACTACCGAATGCTATCTGGACTTTATGGATTGTTGAAACCATCTGACCGTATTATGCTTTATCGTTTAGAAATGGGAAGAGCTTTTGCTTTTGACAAGTACAAAAACCTGTACGATTTTTGGCGAGATAAAGTTACCGAACAACTGAACACTGAACTGAAAGCCAAAGATATCATCCTCAACTTAGCTAGTAATGAATATGTAAAAGTCATCGATCGTAAAAAAATAAATACACCAATTATCGACTTCGATTTTCGCCAAATACAACCCGATGGAACACTAAAAACCATCGTGGTCTATACCAAACACGCAAGAGGGTTGATGATTCGTTTTTGTGCTGAAACAAAGGCTAAAACACTTAACGATGTCAAAGCTTTTAACTACGAAAATTATTTGCTAGACGAGAAACTTTCCACTGATACCAATTTGGTTTTCACAAGATAA
- a CDS encoding L-threonylcarbamoyladenylate synthase, whose protein sequence is MAKILKIYPDNPQENYIDQVVKSLRDGGLIIYPSDTIYALGCDINNLKAMEKLASVKGVKLEKAHFSIICNNLSHLSEFTRPIETSTFRFLKNHLPGPFTFILDANKNLPLAYKGAKTVGIRVPDHSIPQLIVEKLGHPIASTSIRDDDEILEYSTDPELIAEKYDHLVDIVIDSGYGDNVASTIVDLTSGEPEIIRQGKGEI, encoded by the coding sequence ATGGCAAAAATTCTGAAAATATATCCAGACAATCCGCAAGAAAACTATATCGATCAAGTTGTAAAAAGCTTGCGAGACGGTGGGCTCATCATCTATCCTTCCGACACTATTTATGCACTAGGTTGCGACATCAACAACCTAAAAGCGATGGAAAAACTTGCAAGCGTAAAAGGTGTAAAACTCGAAAAAGCACACTTTTCCATTATTTGTAACAACCTGAGCCATCTGTCAGAATTTACTCGCCCTATAGAAACCTCGACATTTAGATTTCTAAAAAACCATTTGCCTGGACCATTCACTTTTATTTTGGATGCTAACAAGAATCTTCCTTTGGCTTACAAAGGCGCTAAGACAGTAGGTATCCGCGTGCCAGACCATAGCATTCCACAACTTATTGTTGAAAAACTGGGCCATCCCATCGCTTCGACTTCCATCCGTGATGACGATGAAATTTTAGAATATTCTACCGATCCAGAACTTATTGCAGAAAAATACGACCACCTTGTCGATATCGTTATAGACAGCGGTTATGGCGATAACGTCGCATCGACTATTGTCGATTTAACCTCTGGAGAACCCGAAATTATCCGTCAAGGAAAAGGTGAAATTTAA
- a CDS encoding TonB-dependent receptor yields the protein MSVIHQKLTPKQKALAINLDSSIYGTFAEIGAGQETVRYFFRAGAASQTIAKAMSAYDKDFSDAIYGKETKNRYVTQNRLRKMLRYEVGLVEERISRDNNPGKKFFSYANTVTTINFDKTMKGHGWVGIRYQMGENEDYNEIVIHVKFNENDATLQQETLGSLGVNLIYGAFNYADNPRRLIDSLYDDLSTDRVEIDMIDFSGPSFAYVDNRLMSLQLVKRGMTDAVIFNSEGNNMLPADILYKKNIFAVRGSFRPVTKVNIDMFENGLNMFLRDVGCTNEDTQVLFEITIANLRADGDIDERDFLDRVDVLAKLGYTIMISNFSEYYRMVDYFSAYTNQNIGVAMGVNNLLDVFDEEYYKNLPGGILEAFGKFFKQDMRLYLYPYKDAETGLLLNSENLKVQANLKELYKYFKLNKRIVDIKDYNPQFLEIYSREILKKITCQECGWEEQLPDGVADIIKERGMFGYKEVSLID from the coding sequence ATGTCTGTTATTCATCAAAAATTAACGCCAAAGCAAAAGGCCTTAGCCATTAATTTAGATAGTTCAATTTATGGGACTTTTGCCGAAATTGGAGCGGGACAAGAGACAGTGAGATATTTTTTCCGTGCAGGGGCAGCATCACAAACTATCGCAAAAGCAATGTCAGCTTATGATAAAGATTTTAGTGATGCTATTTATGGAAAAGAAACTAAAAACCGCTACGTTACCCAAAACCGCCTTCGCAAGATGCTTCGTTATGAAGTGGGCTTGGTAGAAGAGCGTATTTCTCGAGACAACAATCCTGGAAAGAAATTCTTTTCCTATGCTAATACCGTAACAACCATTAACTTCGATAAAACCATGAAAGGACATGGTTGGGTGGGTATTCGTTACCAAATGGGTGAAAACGAGGATTATAATGAAATCGTTATTCATGTTAAATTTAATGAAAATGATGCCACTTTACAACAAGAAACTTTAGGGAGCCTTGGTGTTAACCTGATTTATGGCGCTTTCAATTATGCGGATAATCCAAGAAGATTAATAGATTCTTTATATGATGATCTATCTACAGACCGCGTGGAGATTGACATGATTGACTTTAGCGGGCCTTCATTCGCCTATGTTGATAACCGATTGATGAGTTTGCAATTGGTGAAAAGAGGAATGACAGATGCCGTTATTTTTAATTCGGAAGGGAACAATATGTTACCCGCAGATATTCTTTACAAAAAAAATATTTTTGCGGTAAGAGGAAGTTTCCGCCCTGTAACAAAGGTCAACATCGATATGTTCGAAAATGGTCTTAATATGTTCCTCAGAGATGTTGGCTGTACCAACGAGGATACACAAGTACTTTTCGAAATTACCATTGCCAATCTTCGTGCAGACGGCGATATTGACGAAAGAGATTTCCTAGATCGCGTCGATGTTTTAGCCAAATTGGGCTATACCATAATGATTTCGAACTTCTCAGAATATTACCGAATGGTTGATTACTTCTCAGCCTATACCAATCAAAATATTGGTGTGGCAATGGGGGTTAACAATCTTTTGGATGTTTTCGATGAAGAATATTATAAAAATTTGCCAGGCGGAATTTTGGAAGCTTTTGGTAAATTTTTCAAACAAGATATGCGCCTTTACCTTTATCCATACAAAGATGCAGAAACAGGCTTATTGTTGAATTCTGAGAATCTTAAAGTCCAGGCCAACCTAAAAGAGCTTTACAAATATTTTAAACTGAATAAGAGAATTGTGGATATTAAAGATTATAATCCTCAATTTTTAGAAATCTATTCCAGAGAGATTCTTAAAAAAATTACATGTCAAGAATGTGGTTGGGAAGAGCAATTGCCAGATGGTGTTGCCGACATTATCAAAGAACGTGGCATGTTTGGTTACAAAGAAGTTAGTCTTATCGATTAA
- the prmC gene encoding peptide chain release factor N(5)-glutamine methyltransferase, protein MTISDLKKSFQVELSELYSSSESLMLYYIFTEKTFGFTKHQLRKFENQSILESDIEVFNSILNQLKSGKPYQQITGEAEFYGKRFFVNEHVLIPRPETEELLELASHYIQEYQKEENLENVKILDIGTGSGVIPIILKKMFSHAEVHAVDVSADALEIAQKNADFHQTEIQFHQMDILTKIPNMEFDVIISNPPYIGQDELIDIKDSVKSYEPNLALFSPTEDALLFYRRIAEISITNLKKGGLIFLEINQKLGLETLALYQNFSVSKLIKDISDNDRMIYAKK, encoded by the coding sequence GTGACAATTTCTGATTTAAAAAAAAGCTTCCAAGTAGAACTATCCGAGTTATATTCAAGCTCGGAAAGTCTGATGCTATATTATATTTTTACTGAAAAGACATTTGGTTTCACAAAACATCAACTTAGAAAATTTGAAAACCAATCGATTTTAGAATCAGATATTGAGGTTTTTAATTCTATTTTAAACCAATTAAAATCTGGAAAACCCTATCAACAAATTACGGGTGAAGCCGAGTTTTATGGAAAACGCTTTTTTGTAAATGAACATGTTTTAATACCACGACCAGAGACGGAAGAACTTCTGGAATTGGCTTCGCATTACATTCAAGAATATCAAAAAGAAGAAAATCTAGAAAATGTCAAGATTCTTGATATCGGCACAGGAAGTGGCGTTATTCCTATTATTTTGAAAAAGATGTTTTCCCATGCCGAAGTCCATGCGGTTGATGTATCAGCAGATGCTTTAGAGATTGCACAAAAAAATGCCGACTTTCATCAAACAGAAATCCAGTTTCACCAAATGGATATTTTAACAAAAATACCGAATATGGAATTCGATGTTATCATCAGCAATCCGCCGTATATCGGACAAGATGAGCTAATAGACATCAAAGATTCCGTGAAATCTTATGAGCCCAATCTCGCCTTATTCTCGCCCACAGAAGATGCGCTTCTTTTCTATCGTAGAATCGCCGAAATCTCGATTACCAATCTTAAAAAAGGTGGTTTGATCTTTTTAGAAATTAATCAAAAACTTGGTCTCGAAACTTTAGCTTTGTATCAGAATTTTAGTGTTTCAAAACTTATTAAAGATATTTCTGACAATGACAGAATGATCTATGCAAAAAAATAA
- a CDS encoding DNA gyrase/topoisomerase IV subunit A: protein MEENNYQEESLKKVSGLYKDWFLDYASYVILDRAIPSVFDGFKPVQRRILHSMRELEDGRYNKVANIVGNTMKYHPHGDASITDAMVQIGQKELLIDTQGNWGNVYTGDSAAAARYIEARLTPFALEVVFNPKTTDWVKSYDGRNNEPVDLPVKFPMLLAQGAEGIGVGLSTKIMPHNFNELINASVAYLKGKKFEIFPDFLTGGMLDVSNYNDGHRGGKLRARARIIQKDKHTLCINELPFSKNTGDLIDSIIKANEKGKIKIKKIEDNTSDKVEILIQLTNDVSPDKMIDALYAFTDCEVAISPNACVIVGDRPMFLSASEILKRNTDHTVSLLKLELELELGELEEKWHFASLEKIFIENEIYQEIKNRTSKEEVYAAIDKALKPFTKHLMRAVTTDDIVRLTELPFMRISRYDQDKALDNIAALEGKIEQVKHHLDNLIAYAIDYFVNIQKKYGKDKERRTELRVFDTIDATKVAVANEKFYVNREEGFIGTSLKKDEYVFDCSDIDDIITFRKDGGMQVTKVESKTFVGKNLLHIGIWKKNDKRTVYNMIYREGKEGPYYMKRFAVTGVIRANDYKLASDKKGSEVLYFSANPNGEAEVVSVLLKPNARIRKNRIEVDFSELGIKGRDSRGNLVTKYAVKKVDLKEEGVSTLAPRKIWFDESVRRLNADGRGTLLGSFKGEDKILIINTQGEAKLVSFDLSNRFDDEYLILEKWKPEQAVTCIYFDGEKSIYFIKRFLFENTPSVQTFMPSEHPKSFIEFVGTSDNCVAEINFAKDKSGKEKEAETINLDEFISVKGIKAMGNQFIKDKVKSINIIIPEPEEEPEAEEDNENETVNSADYDEGGTIGDLFDESEPEENTEE from the coding sequence ATGGAAGAGAATAACTATCAAGAAGAAAGCCTGAAAAAAGTTTCGGGATTATATAAAGATTGGTTTTTAGATTATGCATCGTATGTAATTTTGGACCGTGCAATTCCATCTGTTTTTGATGGGTTTAAGCCTGTACAGCGCCGAATTTTGCACTCCATGCGGGAGCTAGAGGACGGTCGTTACAATAAAGTGGCTAACATCGTCGGAAATACGATGAAATACCATCCGCATGGCGATGCTTCCATTACGGATGCTATGGTGCAAATTGGTCAAAAAGAATTGCTTATTGACACCCAAGGTAACTGGGGAAATGTCTATACTGGCGACTCCGCAGCGGCGGCACGTTACATAGAAGCCCGCTTGACGCCCTTTGCTTTGGAAGTGGTTTTTAACCCTAAAACAACAGATTGGGTAAAATCTTATGATGGTCGTAATAACGAACCTGTTGATCTTCCCGTAAAGTTTCCAATGCTGTTAGCACAAGGTGCCGAAGGGATTGGTGTAGGACTTTCAACGAAGATTATGCCCCATAATTTTAATGAATTAATCAATGCCTCTGTCGCATATCTCAAAGGGAAAAAGTTTGAAATTTTCCCCGATTTTTTAACGGGCGGAATGTTGGACGTTAGCAATTATAACGATGGCCATCGTGGTGGAAAGCTAAGAGCCAGAGCAAGAATTATTCAAAAAGATAAACATACACTTTGTATTAATGAACTTCCTTTTTCCAAAAATACAGGCGACCTTATCGATAGTATTATTAAAGCCAATGAAAAAGGAAAAATCAAAATCAAAAAGATTGAAGATAATACCTCGGACAAAGTCGAGATTCTTATTCAGTTGACCAACGATGTGTCACCAGATAAAATGATTGACGCTTTGTACGCCTTTACAGATTGCGAAGTGGCCATTTCGCCCAACGCTTGTGTCATTGTTGGCGACAGACCTATGTTTTTGTCGGCTTCCGAAATTCTGAAGCGCAATACCGATCACACCGTTTCACTTTTGAAACTTGAGCTGGAACTTGAGCTTGGCGAACTAGAGGAAAAATGGCATTTTGCTTCTCTTGAAAAAATCTTCATCGAAAACGAAATTTACCAAGAAATCAAAAACAGAACATCCAAAGAAGAAGTCTATGCAGCGATTGATAAAGCCTTAAAACCTTTTACAAAACATCTGATGCGTGCGGTGACCACCGATGACATTGTCCGATTAACCGAATTGCCGTTTATGAGAATTTCGCGTTACGATCAGGACAAAGCTTTAGATAATATTGCGGCTTTGGAAGGCAAAATAGAACAGGTTAAACATCATCTGGATAATCTAATTGCTTATGCCATTGACTATTTTGTAAATATTCAAAAAAAATATGGAAAAGATAAAGAACGCCGTACAGAACTTCGCGTTTTTGATACGATTGATGCGACAAAAGTAGCCGTTGCCAACGAAAAATTCTATGTTAATCGCGAAGAAGGTTTTATTGGAACATCACTCAAAAAAGACGAATATGTGTTTGACTGTTCCGATATTGACGATATTATCACCTTCCGAAAAGATGGTGGTATGCAGGTGACAAAAGTGGAGAGCAAAACCTTTGTTGGCAAAAATCTTTTGCATATCGGTATTTGGAAAAAGAATGATAAAAGAACCGTTTATAACATGATATATCGCGAGGGCAAAGAAGGCCCTTATTATATGAAGCGTTTTGCGGTAACAGGCGTTATTAGAGCTAATGATTACAAATTAGCTTCGGATAAAAAAGGCTCAGAAGTTTTATATTTTTCTGCAAATCCAAATGGTGAAGCAGAAGTCGTTTCTGTATTATTAAAACCAAACGCGCGCATTCGTAAAAATAGAATTGAAGTTGATTTTTCTGAGTTGGGAATCAAAGGTCGCGACTCTCGTGGAAATCTCGTGACGAAATATGCCGTGAAAAAAGTGGATCTAAAAGAAGAAGGCGTTTCAACATTGGCGCCTCGTAAAATTTGGTTTGATGAAAGTGTAAGACGTCTCAATGCAGATGGTCGTGGGACTTTGTTAGGAAGTTTTAAAGGAGAAGATAAAATCTTGATCATTAATACCCAGGGTGAAGCCAAGTTGGTGTCCTTCGATTTGAGTAACCGTTTCGATGACGAGTATTTAATTTTAGAAAAATGGAAACCCGAGCAAGCTGTGACTTGTATCTATTTTGATGGTGAAAAATCCATTTATTTTATCAAACGTTTCCTGTTCGAAAATACACCGAGTGTACAAACCTTCATGCCTTCGGAACATCCGAAATCCTTTATAGAATTTGTAGGAACAAGTGATAATTGCGTGGCTGAAATTAATTTTGCTAAAGACAAATCAGGAAAAGAGAAAGAAGCAGAAACTATAAATCTTGACGAGTTTATATCTGTTAAAGGTATTAAGGCAATGGGCAATCAGTTTATAAAAGATAAAGTAAAAAGTATTAATATCATTATTCCAGAACCTGAAGAAGAACCCGAAGCGGAGGAAGATAACGAGAACGAAACTGTCAATTCGGCAGATTACGATGAAGGCGGAACGATTGGGGATCTTTTTGATGAGTCAGAACCAGAAGAAAATACAGAAGAATAA
- a CDS encoding MBL fold metallo-hydrolase — MRLKFLGTGTSQGIPVIGSQHPVCLSTNPKDKRLRTSALISLDNGKKILIDCGPDFRQQMLANHEGQIDAVLITHEHNDHVIGLDDLRPLIFKNKMEMPIYCQERVGKEIKFRFPYAFAEKKYPGSPSFEIVTARENFELFDEKITSINVMHGALPILGYKIKNMAYITDASQISNSEKEKLKHLDFFIINCLRKEQSHHSHYILPEVLDLVEELQPKMTYLTHISHLLGFHDDLLEELPMHIQPGYDGLEIEF; from the coding sequence ATGCGGCTTAAATTTTTAGGCACCGGAACTTCACAAGGAATCCCTGTTATAGGCAGTCAACATCCCGTTTGTTTATCAACCAATCCAAAGGATAAAAGGTTGCGTACATCGGCACTTATCAGCCTAGATAATGGCAAAAAAATACTTATTGACTGCGGGCCAGACTTTCGTCAACAAATGCTCGCTAATCACGAAGGCCAAATCGATGCGGTTCTTATAACCCACGAACATAATGACCATGTCATCGGGCTTGACGATTTGCGCCCACTGATCTTCAAAAATAAAATGGAAATGCCTATCTACTGCCAAGAACGTGTTGGTAAAGAGATAAAATTCCGTTTTCCGTATGCATTTGCTGAGAAAAAATATCCAGGTTCACCCTCATTTGAAATTGTAACAGCAAGAGAAAATTTTGAACTTTTCGATGAGAAGATTACTTCTATTAATGTCATGCATGGCGCACTGCCTATTTTAGGTTATAAAATTAAAAACATGGCCTACATCACAGATGCTAGTCAAATTTCAAATTCCGAAAAAGAAAAATTAAAACATCTGGATTTTTTTATCATCAATTGTCTTCGTAAAGAACAATCCCATCATTCACACTATATATTGCCTGAAGTCTTAGATCTGGTTGAAGAGCTACAGCCGAAGATGACTTATTTGACACATATTTCTCATTTGTTAGGCTTTCATGATGATTTATTAGAAGAGCTTCCAATGCATATTCAGCCTGGATATGATGGATTGGAAATAGAATTTTAA